One Vicia villosa cultivar HV-30 ecotype Madison, WI linkage group LG5, Vvil1.0, whole genome shotgun sequence genomic window, ttttgcgtatggaatggagtcatacgcgtatgggatgaggccatacgcgtacgAGTGTGTTGATATGCGTATGGGAAATCTTAGTGGGAAATCAGTTatgttgatacgcgtatggggtgactgatacgcgtatgagtgttggtgatacgcgtatgggaggtgtCATAAGCGTATGGCTGCTGTGTGTTAAATTttctgtttttgtgatttttctgaaaagttcaatgatgcgtaactttcaaATCGTatgtccgtttttagtgtcgtttcgagtatgatgaaccttatgagataacctatatgttaaatgatgaaatgaggtgtaactttcaattaattttgaatcatgatttcattgcttgatgaatgatgtattgtacatatatgtgatgagatgtgacaatacatgctatgttttaaacatgattcgtatgatgattcGTTTGATTGTGTGATGGAGCttatgagatatttcatgtgatgatatgagtatgatgtgaatactttgtttgtttgatagatggtatattgttgacatatatgatgagatgtgacaatatgaaatgtgttgaatgatgtgaatacatgtatattcttattattgatgatgattagtgtaatacatgtatgttctgtaatgatggtgatgatgattgatttgtgatgaatgatgctgatacatatacatttgatgatgatgacgataatgatgatgatgatataagtatgttgtgtatgttgcattcattcatagccATTTGTTGAGGGTTGAATCCTAATGAGGAGAGGATTCAGTGAaaggcataattcccattgtgtggaatttgtgctggcagggccgtatcttgacgatgttggatcggtcggtgggtgatccccattgatgatgtttggtaccacatgcatagagtcagttgcatccATATGCATGAGTTTTATAAcatgaatatatgtattttatgttatggttttgatgatgtgtgaatgtgtgatgatgaatagtcTGAAATATAATgagattgggtgaataatatagctatgattgtattattttttatgatgcaataatatttgttaattgagaatgagactcacccttacattacatttttcagattgaggatagcggcttttcggcttggtgaggattagctcataagtcatcgTTTAGTTTAgcatcaggtgtcatgctctgatattgtaacactgggggacaaGATGTTTCGAGTTTAATTGAATAACTCTAttctgttttaattaattttgaggaTTGTGGCATCGATGATGTGATGTTAAttttgatgatttattccgctgtgtcaacatgatatattatgaatttTGAGTTATGATGAAAcgttccttagtgaatgcatgacagcgACGGAtgataattgatttattttaattgtgatgCCCTTgtttgcatgttactctgatttaattattaattgccgcagggtttagaagggtgttacacaccaCGCCCCTTCGCCCTTCTTCTCGACATAGGTTTCTCCCAATTTCTTCTGATCAACTAACATGGTTGAATTCTTCTTAACAAGCATTATTGAGCTTTCCACAGGTGGTGGTGTCAACAATAATTCCCTTCTAATTTCTCCACTCCTCACTATAGACACTAACTATATCATTAATGTTCGGTACTTTTTCTTTGCCAAGACTTTGTACTCTAACATGGTCAAATTCAGAGTTGAGTCCTACCATAAAATCGTAGACTCTATCTTGCTCAATGTACTCCCGAAGTGTTATTGCATCTGCTGTACACTCGATTTTGATAACTCTATAGTAGTCTAACTCCATCCACATGACTTTgagatgattagcatattttgtAATTGTTTTGTTGCCCTGTTTAGTTCCAAGTGTTTTATCCTTCACATCATATATTTGGACAACATCTTTGGCTTTAGAATAAATTTCTTCTAATGCTTTCTAAATCTCTTTTGTCGTACATAGGAACATGCAAGTGTCACTAATTTCTTAAGTCATTAAGTCCATAACCATGGAATGATTGCCGAATCTTCAGTATCCCACTTTTCAAATTTAGAATTTGTCTCTTTAAGAGGTGCGTTTGTAAGGTGTTTGGCTCCTTTACCTTTCAAGGTCGTTTTCATGAGTTTAGACCATTTCAAATAATTCTTTCAATTCAACTTGTAAACCCGAAGAATAATAGGTAATATTGATTTAAACTTGTACCCATCTATTTTCTTTACTGACAGCCATTGaacaaatttaaaaacaaatgcaaGTAAAACACCACAAGCGAGTGCGAGATTGAGAAGTTGATGGAGAAATGTGTGATTGTTTAAGTAGTTGTGATGAATTGTAGCGATTAACAGGGCGCATTGAACAGTAGCGTTGAACATTGTGATGAACAATAACATAACAGTACCACGATGAATAGTAATGGAATAGTTGCACAATGAACATCACCAACAACACAAGCCATGAACAGTAACCACAATAAAAATGGCTAGATTTTTGACAAAAAGAACCACAATTAAGGCGGCTATGATTTATTTAGGCGAAAGTGAGGCCCTCTCAAACGAGAGCTCGTGATACCAtataaagaataaataatttaatattattatgatgAATATACAAGTGTTAATCTATTTAAATATAGTATAATTATCTAACAAGCCTTACTAAAGATCCAAACTtaaattactaataaaataacaaactaataaaaataataaactaattagTTATTTATAACATGAGTTTTCAAGGGATCCTTTTGCCTAGTACGTACCACCACTAAGATAGTCAACCATGCCACTACCAGAGTAGACTGGCCTCTTTGATTCTGGTGGTGGGGGAATAAGTGGGCTCACCCTCATTGGCTCGGGCTTGTCATAGGCTGGTTTCCGATTCTGTGCACGAGTACCTCATGTGCATGTTGACAAAAATACATGCTGAGGGCTGTGATTCAGTGCTAATCCCAGACCTAAAAGCTCTTCATCCCTAAAGTTAAAGCAGGCCAAATAATGATAAATGTTGTTCTTAATTATACAATGAATATAGTTTAGTCATTAAGAACTTACACAGAAGCATGAACCGTTTCTGGTAAGAACGACATTGGTCAACAAGATCAACAATCACCTCCTCCTTCAGGCCCTAGCATATTTTGTCCAGAATGTTATTAAGAAACAACAACTTAAAGCAACAGATTTGTACTAAACAAAAACATTGAATATCAAAGTAAGGAAAAGCATTAAGTGTACTATCTATCCATATCTGAGTCCTGCATTTTGTGACCAACATTTTCGTAGATCCAATATGTTCCAGATCCTACTGCCCCAACTGGCATTAAGGGAAAAGTTTGAAGGAAAAAAGTATTGGGCTATTGGCAGAGAAATGTGCTATATAATCGAGTTTAACAAACACACGAATTAGAACAAGTGTATGATGGAGTTCAAAAAGCCCTTTAAGGTCAAATGCATCTGAttgaagagaagtttgaatagcAGCATCATCAAATTTTGCAGCTGAGTTTGAGGAGGCGTGAAGAATGGAATGGAACACTACTTTCTTCTCTTGGTGGAAATTCAACTCCAGCAGCCTTTTAATCCAAAAAGAAACAACTCAATTAGATGTCAGTTTTGAGTTGTAAATTTTTATATATTGCATGTTTGAGGTGAAGGTTTGATTGTAATTTACCTAAAAATCAATAATGCAAGTACACAGTTGTATGCAGTTTGTACAACAATGTAACCAACCAATAACCAGCTGACTAAAAGTACCAGAAAAATACACTGATGACCACAAAGCTAAGTTCGTCATGTATCGACAAATACAAAAATCTGCTCCAGACGGGCAGAAAGTATTTACATCAATAGAATGGTTGTGCAAATCATTTAACAATCTGATTAGTGTTTATAAGTTGTAAAGTATAAAGTAGACTTAGAAAAAAGCTAATGTCTAGATACACAAGACATCACCTATAGTTCATTATATGCTGCATAATATTGGGGAAAAACTCCACTTGGGCCTCCAAAAGCTTCTTGCCATGCATCAATTAAAATCAGTATCTTTTCTCTCACACTTAAATCCGCCGCAACTGCGATTGGGAGGGAGTTGAAaacacttgatgccagaactgattCTCGAACCGGACTAAATCGGTggtgataaaacaaaaaaaagaatatGATTGTACAATCAGGTTAAAATATTGTAGCCATGATTAAGAAAGTCTTCCCCTTTCTCTTTAGACTTACAAACATTTTTCCAACTAACTCAAGATATACACCTCTCCTATTTCAAATCCATGCCATTGAAAATTTCTCTGGATGGTTATAATGTCTTGAACCACCTTAGCTGGAACTTTGTAAAAGGACATGCGGTAAACCGGTAAGTTTGATAGGACTGAATTAAGTAGAGTGACTCTGCCACCAATATAGAAGTCTGCCTTTCTAAACAAAAAGTTTACTCGTTAGGATTGATAATATAGTATTCCAAGATTCAATCCTTCTAGGATTGATCCCTACAGTTGTTCCCAGAAATTTGAAAGGGATATATATCTTTTGAAAGCAAGAAAGTATGAAGTTGCTTGCAAGAATAGATGTCTTTAACATATACCATACATTTTACTTTTGCACAATTTGATCCTTGAACATGAAACCATTTCAAAACCTCCAAGTACTTCTTTTGgtccttaattttttttaaagtaacaTTTATTAACTACGAGAACAAACTAaaactttaaattaaattaaggatTAAAAGATACGGGTGTGGATCCTCTCCATTtccttaaaaaaatagaaaatttcatTAATATAGTTTtggatatataaaattaaataatcattaaatATATATCACATGTCTTCGATATGCGTGTTGTTTACGCATAAAAGTATAGTAATGGAgtaaatggagagagagagaaaaatggagaggatcttaaCCCAAAAGATACATTAAATTTAAAAGTTATTTGTGGCTAAAAAACAATTTATATGTTTGACTTTTAAAATAAAGGGATAATAGGTATTTACCCCctaccatataggcgagattcgattTACcccctattaatatttttttttggattacccccttgaaatatgaaaagttctatgATTTACCCCCTAGGACCCCCCatgtaaacttgtttttttgatttaccccctgttttttcactgttttttacacgtttagggggtACCCTAAAAATATAGGGGGTAATCcaagaaaaaatattaatagggGGTACATCGAATCTCGCTATATGACAAGGGTAAATACCTATTATCCCTAAAATAAAACTAGTAAAAGAATCGTGCATCAACACAAGTCGAGTAATATGAAGAATAGTATTAATACATATAAATATATtggagaaaaaaatatgaaattaaaaaaaaaaaagaagataaaggtgattataaagaatattttaaattaattttgcaataactacaaataaatatttaataaaattggattaaaaaaaatgaaaattacaaattGGTTCAAAACATTTTTGCATTTATATAATGAGATGAATTTGTGACTTTGAATGcaattatattactttttttatatttataagtagGAGACCAAAATGAAatcttaaaattaaattaaggaCCAAAAGATAGACTAAACTTAAAAGTTATTTGttgctaaaaaaaattatatgtttggcttttaaaataagaataagaaataATCAAACAATGAAAATTTTATATATCTCAATTTTTACAATTGTCATGTATTCGATTTCACTAAACAAGAATCTCTAATCCAAATAACACTCCAGCATAATCTTTAAGCTCTGGAACTTTGTTAATGATAAAACAAGTTTCTATCATTTTTCTAAATGCCTGATTTGTCAATAAGCTATCAGATCCAGCTTGATGAGATTTTCCAACCGTCCGACCTACTTTTAGAGTAGTAGCTACTCGCTCGAGACCACCGTGTAAAAAGTCGCAGAACTTCATCATGTGTTTCATGTCAAATACTTTTTTTCCAAACAACACTTcaacaatatttaaaaaatccTCTAAATGGTTTGGTAAATTCTTTCGAGTTAAGATCTTCACCAAATACCCGAAATCGTAAGCGCTGCTAAATGTGACCCACATAAGTGATTTATTGAAAACAAGTCCAGACGATAACATTAGGTCAGCAAAACGCGATGAATTCACACCGTAGCAAAAATTCCGATTGAAGTCAATCCCTTGACGGCGAAGCATATCAATGGAATCTTGATTACAAGGATCGTGATTGACGTCAAAATCACAGAAATTAAATTCCCAGATGTAGCTGTAAATGCTTCCAAAATCAGGAAGATTTCCCTTGAAGTCGCTAAGGGTGAGACCAACTTGTATGAGCTTTAGAGCATCAACATTTGCCTTCAAGTAATAGTAATTGTCAGAGGGTTGAAGATAATGTCGGTTGATTTTGGGTGAATGAATTACACCAGGAAATTCAGTATCCATTGAGACCATAGGATGTTGATGGATTGCTTGACGTATGAGACTAAATTCATACTCCAAATTATATGCCCAGACTTGACGGATAATAACTTCCTTCGCCTTATTCATGTTGAGTTTTGTGAATTATTGATCTCAAAGAAATGATTTTGAAACTGAATTCAAACTAAACTTAAGAGATGAATAGTAGATATTTTTGTGTTATGAGATGATAAGAGATTTGGCTGTTTTATATTAAAAGTAAACACTAAATATGGTAAAGATATTGCTTGCAAAGTGGAACAATATTTATTACTGATTAATAAGATATTGATATTTAGGAATGTTATTAATTAATGCGTTTGATATTTGGTGGCTTTGTGCTTTTAACAAACTAATCACTATTCAATTtgccaaaaaaaataaataaattcactaTTCAGTGTATCCGGCGGATTTATCTCATAACAATATATCAAATCTAGTTTAAATACGTATCATATCAAATTATGTAGTGATATTATTTACttagattaattttaaaaatacatcaataaatatttagttagtaaaatgaaaattttcatagataaataatattttacctataaatattaatttttataaatttactttttttttaaaaaaactttgatAGGCATACTCTTAAGAAAAAAgtttatttcaaaaaattatcattttttattttagttttattattattttaattgtactCTTTCATTAAtactaatataatttattttgtattatttattatACTTAATGAAAATACACTAATAGTTAATAACATTAAATCAGTCAAATCTAAAAATATTGtttgttatgtttttttaattccaaaaaatagtGGGATGTAACAATTAGaatatgataaatatatattatatccgTTCTTTTATATAAGggactatttattttttaaaattcattaaataattaatatacttGATCAGTTTATAGACTAGATGTATTGATTatttaataaacttaaaaagTAATTTATCATTGATGTAGTATTAGAttataacaaacatatatttcaAACTTTTAAGATTAGATTTTGACCAAATCTTTTCATTACTTTGAAGCTAGTTATGCtaatacttttaattaattaatgaattatTATGTCAAGGCTACAAGTTTTTCCTCTTAGGCTCTGTTTGCTAAGAcatattttcgagcttatagtttatgtcttatgtcttataagctcgtatgataatttagacccgttggATAACGATCTTTTCATCAcgagtttatagcttattttccagacactatttcaaatagcattttagcttatgtcttatagtttattgtcttttcttcctttttttatcttattattttaattaaaatccatttttaaccttataatttattttaatttaaaataaaataattatatattaaatatcttttatgtcattttacatttataagttaattgaattgctaattttaccaaacacttcaattagcttataagctatcagtcacaACCATCCGCTATAAACTATAAGCCATCAGTCATctgccatcagtcataagctataaactatcagctaacttatcagtcaaccgctatttttaccaaacggAGCCTTAATATTCATTTCTTTAATTCCTAAAATATATCCAATTCTATATGTACAAACTTGTTTCTGTCAAATATATTTACATATGACTTTACTTATCACTCCTAATTTATCAAAGGTATGACATAGAGGTCAAGGGGAAAGTGCATAATCTTTAACTTCTACCATGAAAAAAACACATAactctattttaatttatttagaaaTTTAATAAGAAAAGCCAATCTCACTGTCTATTAATGGGTCCATTTGAACAAATATAACttaaatatttgaagttttgatttGCTTGATAACGGAAAATTTTGAATTCGAGTTTGTGTTTTTTTATGGAGTATGTGGGGATGATAAAGGAGAATGCATGAGAATAGATTAATATACaaagttttaatataaaaaaactcCGGACACCCTTCATATTTTTATTAGTTGTCGTTGaatgtaggggtggcaaacagacccaaacccgcgggacccatccgcacccgaacccgagttaacgggtgaaaatccgagttgactgggtttgggtttgggtttcacccgatatttcggatttgggtttgggtagtgtaaaacccgcgcccgaaacccgaaatcacacccgaatatatatatatatatatatatatatatatatatatatatatatatatatatatatatatatatatataaatatatatatatatatatatatatatatatatatatatatatatatatatatatatatatatatatatatatatatattatatgtaatttatatatatataatatatatatatatatatatatatatatatatatatatatatatattatatgtaatttataatatatataatatatatatatatatatatatatatatatatatatatatataatatatataatatatatatatatatatatatatatatatttatatatatatatatatataatatatatatatatatatatatatataatatatatatatatatatatatatatatatatatatatatatatatatatatatatatatatatatatatatataggggacgactcaagtgagaacacttggttattatgagaaatgagaacaatgaatcacggccattaaatttgattttaatggactggattggtttctctttctaggatccagtccattaaatattaaggatcttagaaagagaaaccaatcaagtccattaaaatcaaatttaatggtcgtgattcattgttctcatttctcataataaccaagtgttctcacttgagtcgtcccctatatatatatatatatatatatatatatatatatatatatatatatatatatatatatatatatatatatatatatatatatatatatatatatatatatatatattatatatatatatatatatattatggaaagttgtaagaaaattgtaggaaaaatattttttatgtattttgttgcgcgTTCGGgcttgggtgaaaaaacccgaacccaacgggtgtgggcgtgggtgttattttgtcatCCGAATAGCTTTTGGATTTGGATTTGGGTTCGGATGGTAATTTCGGGTGCGGATTTGGGTAGTATGAAACCTACACCCgcgggcacccgttgccatccctagttGAATGGTTCAAGAGAATAATCCATCGGATGAAGATTTATTAGAGTATGTttgaattagttttattttttagttttttaagttaattttatACTATATTAATTTTACGAATTAGTCATCCTACAAAATTACATTTATGGTGTAGTTTCTTTTTGGTGTGCTGCTATTGTGCTTACAGGAAAAGCTGTCATGTTTTCTTTAAATAgagttattttaaatttttgagaaATCATGCATAAGAAGTTAAAGTTACCTTTAATTGAATTGTAAAAGTTTATTAATGATTCCTATTTAAGTGTAAATTAGCATATAATTGAAAGTCTTTTTGTCATAGCTCAAACATGAAAAATGTGAGAGTACTCTATACTATAGGTTGTCTTGCATACCTCCAAGAAGGCCTCAGTCTTCAAATATAAACCACAatccctaataataataatttctcaTGTTTCCTTTAAATATAAACCAACCTCCCTAtactatactatatttatttatacaaAAATTACATATATAGAACAATATATCTTTTTAAAGACATTTtatcaaacattaaaaaaaaggataaaatttTGTGACAATTTACATCAAATCTCATTCCTCCTCAAAAACACCATAATTCACTCTGTCACTTATGCATTCGTAGAAAAATCTAccattttttttatgttaatcAACTTCCTAGAAAAATCTACCATGTGATGCTAATCCACTCACGGGTAGATAATTGAGGCTACGGGCATTAATCCGGTCTTTATTGACCGTTAGTCAATCCATAACAATACTCTATTTTTAGGTTATtaccaaatatatttttaaaaactttaaaGAATTGGATTCAAAAGTGGGCATTAAAGTAAACAACAAGATAATGAATTTCCTAAAGATAGATGGTAGtatttaaactaaattataattttgatctCTCAATTTTATTTGATTCACAAAATTAGTCTCTCTATTTTAAAGTCAAAGAGTTTTGATCCCCTCTCTCGCTTTTTCATAGAAAATCGATGAAATAATAGTtcttaacttatatttttatttataaaatttcacAATAGATTTATATATCATGATTTATCATATTTCACAAGAAACTTgtcatttaaaaaatagaaacatGTTAATTATAAGTGTAAAAGTAAAAAAGAGgactaaaactatttttattttaaataaagagACAAAATtgcataaatcaaataaaatagaaaaaccttaaatttaatatttattataataaatttaaatgaaaattttatgaCATGTTTAAATATATGTGTTTAATATTGTCAAGTGAAGTATATGTGAGGCGAATACTCCAATACTCATACACACATTTAATTCTCTCTATATTATAAtatcattattttcatatttaaattatgaatgtTTACTAGACACATCATAAATATTTTTACAACGATCAAATAAGTATAGATTTGTATTTTGGCGGTGGAATGGAGAATAAATAGTGAACTGGTGAAGTTCTTGGTCATAGGTTTTCAACACGACAATGGATAATTTTTATGATCAGAGAGATGCATCTGTGAGGTTAGAACTTCAACGCTCATATTAGATTATATTAGGCCTTTATTTAATATTCTGTATTTTAGTTTATTGGGCCTTATGTCATACTGGGCTTACTATACGATGTATATATACTGGCCCAGCTGGATATTGTAAACATAACATTTTTACACACAGAAATTCAGATTCTTCTTTTGCCGCCTATGgcttattcatcatcttcatcaacacatAACCTGTAATATGGTATCAGTGAACAAACCTTCTTTTCCGCATCCTTTCTTTCTTCTCACATAACACCTTCATGACATCTTCTGACGAAGACCCTACAACACCAAAATCAACGCATATATCCATGGATCCAAGCTTGAATCCAAGAAATCCCTTTTACCTTCATCCGGGTGAAAATCCAGGTGCTACCATTGTTGCTCCTCCTCTTGATGACAACAATTACCACAACTGGAGTAAATCTATGCGCCGTGCCTTAACCTCCAAGAACAAGATTTCGTTCATCAATGGCAGCCTCCCAAAACCACCATCTACCGATCCTGATTTCGAGCTCTGGGATCGCGCCAACAGCATGGTTCTCTCATGGATCAATCGTACCTTATCTCCCCACATTGCACAGAGCACCATTTGCTTTGATTCGACTTATGAACTATGGGAAGATCTTCGTGAAAGATTCACGAAAGGTAACTACTTTCGCTTTTCCGATCTCCTTCGCGATTTACATTCGATTCAGCAAGGCGATAGATCGTTATCCACATATTTCACCGATCTGAAAATTCTATGGGATGAACTTGAAGATTTACGCCCTACACCTTCATGTTCATGCCCTACACCTTGCACCTGTGATTTAGCCAAAGCTGTGCGTAATTACAAACACATGGAATACGTTTCGTGCTTCCTCAAGGGTCTCAACGACAACTATCAGAATATTCGCACCCAGATTCTACTTCTTGATCCTTTGCCCAATATCAGCAAGGTTTATTCCTTGATTGCTCAACAACAGACTCAAACTTCAACGGCTTCCACCACAACACCTGCTATTCTATATGCAAATTCCAACACAAAGCATAAAGGGAAAGCTCCTTCGAAAACTCCTATGCTCTGCACCAATTGCAGCAAAACAAACCATACTATCGACAATTGCTACTTCAAACATGGTTTCCCTCCTGGATACCGTTCAAAGAACACCAAGAATGCTCCTGAATCCAAGCCTGCTGCCACGGAAAAAGAACTTCCTATATCAAAGGAAGATTACCAGCTTCTGCTTCAACTACTACAACAATCAAAGAAAGACAATTCGCAGGCCAAGTCCAACACACCAGATGCAGGCATCATATCAGGTATAGTCCCTACAGGTAAACCCTTTCATAATAGCTCTTCATGGATCTTAGACTCTGGTGCTTCCCACCATGTATGTCCCTTTATCCAACATTTCTCCACCCTTACTAAAATTCAACCTGTAAATATTCACCTACCAAATGGTATTAAACTCTATGCTAAATTTTCTGGCTCTATTATTTTAGCAGATAATTTTCATTTACATGATGTTTTTTATATGCCTGAATTTCACTTTAGCCTCATATCTATATCCAAACTATGCAGCACATCACCTTACACCATTACTTTCTTACACAATTCCTGCTTCATTCAGGATGTGTCTACCAAGCAAATGATTGGTCAAGTGACTCAGCAACATAGCTTGTACATCTTGGACACACTACCCATCCACACAGCTAATTGCAATACTATTAACATCACTCAAGTCACCTACCCCCTGTGGCACCATCGTCTAGGTCATCCTTCTTTAGAAGTCTTACAATCCATGTCTAAGCAATTTCCTGTAATCAAAACTCATAAACATTCTACATGTAATACTTGTCACTTGGCTAAGCAAACAAAATTGCCCTTTCCTACAAGTCATTCTATTTCTACTCATTGTTTTCAACTTGTGCATATGGACATTTGGGGGCCTATCTCCCACCCTTCCTTAGATGGTTACCAATATTTTTTAACTGTTGTTGATGACTATTCTAGATATACATGGACATTTCTTATGCATAACAAATCTGAAACAAGGCTGCATATTAAGAACTTTATTGCTTACTGCCAAAATCAATTTTCTTGTAGCATTAAAACTCTTAGAACTGACAATGGTACAGAATTTCTAATGCCTTCTTACTATGCCTCTCTTGGCATATTGCATCAAAGGAGTTGTGT contains:
- the LOC131605911 gene encoding probable CCR4-associated factor 1 homolog 11, which gives rise to KLNMNKAKEVIIRQVWAYNLEYEFSLIRQAIHQHPMVSMDTEFPGVIHSPKINRHYLQPSDNYYYLKANVDALKLIQVGLTLSDFKGNLPDFGSIYSYIWEFNFCDFDVNHDPCNQDSIDMLRRQGIDFNRNFCYGVNSSRFADLMLSSGLVFNKSLMWVTFSSAYDFGYLVKILTRKNLPNHLEDFLNIVEVLFGKKVFDMKHMMKFCDFLHGGLERVATTLKVGRTVGKSHQAGSDSLLTNQAFRKMIETCFIINKVPELKDYAGVLFGLEILV